Proteins from a single region of Cystobacter fuscus DSM 2262:
- a CDS encoding 2OG-Fe(II) oxygenase: MSEYVTHRGVLPGQALESLRGALLSSRFVARSPLMGTFQGSRGFAVIFTETGRATLEERFPFLRDYLAQVMEPRSWRGLLPWRERLLGPRPERRRPNAFYLNLLLLEAGRGVGRHIDATLQEPSGVPGATPEHVSVLYLNVPEGAKGGALVLSRGQLALGGVRPRPGMLVHFRGDLTHEVQPFTGGPEGELRASLVCEQYAFAPEALARLPAFRIQSKAGFSAYLEEHRARGA, from the coding sequence GTGAGCGAGTACGTCACCCATCGCGGCGTCCTGCCAGGACAGGCGCTGGAGTCCCTGCGCGGCGCCCTGCTCTCCTCGCGCTTCGTGGCGAGAAGTCCCCTGATGGGCACCTTCCAGGGCAGCCGCGGCTTCGCCGTCATCTTCACGGAGACGGGACGGGCCACGCTCGAGGAGCGCTTCCCCTTCCTGCGCGACTACCTGGCCCAGGTGATGGAACCCCGAAGCTGGCGAGGGCTCCTTCCGTGGCGCGAGCGGCTGCTCGGCCCCAGGCCCGAGCGGCGCCGCCCCAATGCCTTCTACCTGAACCTGCTGTTGCTCGAGGCGGGCCGGGGTGTGGGCCGGCACATCGACGCGACCCTGCAGGAGCCCAGCGGCGTGCCCGGAGCGACGCCCGAGCACGTGAGCGTGCTCTACCTGAACGTGCCCGAGGGCGCGAAGGGAGGCGCGCTGGTGCTCTCCCGGGGACAGCTCGCGCTGGGCGGGGTGCGCCCGCGGCCGGGCATGCTGGTGCACTTCCGGGGCGACCTGACGCACGAGGTCCAGCCCTTCACCGGCGGCCCCGAGGGCGAGCTCCGGGCGAGCCTCGTGTGCGAGCAATACGCGTTCGCTCCCGAGGCACTGGCTCGGCTGCCCGCGTTCCGCATCCAATCCAAGGCGGGCTTCTCCGCGTACCTGGAGGAGCACCGCGCCCGGGGAGCGTGA
- the murJ gene encoding murein biosynthesis integral membrane protein MurJ, translating to MTVPTPGPEAPVSSPPPRPAVQGRATKGSGALFVAAGILASRLVGLVRERFFAHYLGNGVAADVFKAAMRIPNFLQNLFGEGVLSGSFIPVYSGLLGKGDEKEADRVAGAVFGLLALVTGVLVALGLLATPLLVDTIALGFEGEARRVTIRLVRILFPGTGLLVMSAWCLGVLNSHRKFLLSYLAPVVWNLAIITTLVGAGMSELPEESLVVVLSYGVVVGCALQFLVQVPSVLRVLGHFRPHLSTASESVRQVLRSFSTVVLSRGVVQISAYVDTSYASLVAPRALSTLTYAQTLYLIPVSLFGMAISAAELPEMSRAAGAGEAVADKVRARLEAGARRVAFFVVPSAAALLFIGDVVAGALLQTGQLTAADTRYLWYVLMGSSVGLVASALGRLYASTFYALKDTRTPLRFATLRVVLGAALAWLLALRLPELLGLPTHLGTAFLPLSGGLMAWFEAQMLRRSLGAKIGPVPPPAGMAKLWGAAIAAGLTGLGIKVALTHLLGPSPRALAEWGGNVLPPPHLHPVLVFPLVVLPFGLVYFALTSALGVPEAKAVLQRVLRRKRAA from the coding sequence TTGACCGTTCCCACTCCTGGCCCCGAAGCCCCCGTCTCCTCTCCCCCTCCTCGTCCCGCAGTACAGGGGCGTGCCACCAAGGGCAGCGGCGCGTTGTTCGTCGCCGCGGGCATCCTGGCCTCGAGGCTGGTGGGCCTGGTGCGCGAGCGTTTCTTCGCGCACTACCTGGGCAACGGAGTAGCGGCCGACGTGTTCAAGGCCGCGATGCGCATTCCCAACTTCCTGCAGAACCTCTTTGGCGAGGGGGTGCTGTCCGGCTCGTTCATCCCCGTGTACTCGGGGCTGTTGGGCAAGGGAGACGAGAAGGAGGCGGATCGGGTGGCGGGCGCGGTGTTCGGCTTGCTCGCGCTGGTCACGGGGGTGCTGGTGGCGCTGGGCCTGCTGGCCACGCCGCTGCTCGTGGACACCATCGCCCTGGGCTTCGAGGGAGAGGCGCGGCGGGTGACCATCCGGCTGGTGCGCATCCTCTTTCCCGGCACGGGCCTGCTGGTGATGTCCGCGTGGTGCCTGGGCGTGCTCAACAGCCACCGCAAGTTCCTCCTGTCCTATCTGGCGCCCGTGGTGTGGAACCTGGCCATCATCACCACGCTGGTGGGCGCGGGGATGAGCGAGCTGCCCGAGGAGTCCCTGGTGGTGGTGCTCTCCTACGGCGTGGTGGTGGGCTGCGCCCTGCAGTTCCTCGTGCAGGTGCCCTCGGTGCTCCGGGTGCTCGGGCACTTCCGGCCCCACCTGTCCACGGCGAGTGAGTCCGTGCGCCAGGTGCTGCGCAGCTTCAGCACGGTGGTGCTCAGCCGCGGCGTGGTGCAGATCAGCGCCTACGTCGACACGTCCTACGCCTCGCTCGTGGCCCCCCGGGCACTGTCCACGCTCACCTACGCGCAGACCCTCTACCTCATCCCGGTGAGCCTCTTCGGCATGGCGATCTCCGCGGCGGAGCTGCCGGAGATGTCCCGCGCGGCCGGGGCGGGCGAGGCCGTGGCGGACAAGGTGCGTGCGCGACTGGAGGCCGGAGCGCGCCGCGTCGCCTTCTTCGTGGTGCCCTCGGCGGCGGCGCTGCTCTTCATCGGGGACGTGGTGGCGGGAGCCCTCCTGCAGACGGGCCAGCTCACCGCCGCGGACACGCGCTACCTCTGGTACGTGCTGATGGGCTCCTCGGTGGGTCTCGTCGCCTCGGCACTCGGGCGCCTGTACGCCTCGACCTTCTATGCCCTCAAGGACACGCGCACGCCCCTGCGCTTCGCCACGTTGCGCGTGGTGCTGGGCGCCGCCCTGGCCTGGCTCCTGGCGCTGCGGCTGCCGGAGCTGCTCGGCCTGCCCACCCACCTGGGCACGGCCTTCCTCCCCCTGTCCGGAGGGTTGATGGCCTGGTTCGAGGCGCAGATGTTGCGGCGCTCGCTCGGCGCGAAGATTGGCCCCGTGCCCCCGCCCGCGGGGATGGCGAAGCTATGGGGGGCGGCGATCGCGGCGGGCCTGACGGGCCTGGGCATCAAGGTGGCGCTGACCCACCTGCTGGGGCCCTCCCCTCGGGCCCTGGCGGAGTGGGGAGGGAACGTCCTGCCTCCGCCCCACCTGCACCCGGTGCTCGTCTTCCCCCTGGTGGTGCTGCCCTTCGGCCTCGTCTACTTCGCCCTCACCAGCGCCCTGGGCGTCCCCGAGGCGAAGGCGGTGCTCCAGAGGGTGTTGCGGCGCAAACGAGCCGCCTAG
- a CDS encoding S1 RNA-binding domain-containing protein translates to MSDEKNGSVGSGGGDGAGGFGPKKPKATFGDVMLGIPAGRGGEREERGGRGDKDRRSDRPRGEREAAAPKPTGEAGGKPQGAPREERRPRGERGGGRGGGGGERQSGPMVVVKRASGAVETRGPVTPAPAASSEPTAETAPEASAAPAPVPVTPKAPVVPAPSSALYEEVPEDKSFAEMFEAQQKDGGMPGRRAVRVGEKVSGTIFQLGADTAFVTLSNAKSEAMIELRELKDDEGVLRYGVGDTIEAHVIEAGARGILLSRALAKGSANMAMLAEARSSGMPVEGMVLSVNKGGVEVAIGDVRAFCPISQLDIRFVEKPDAFIGEKLTFRVTEVRDRNVVLSRRSLLEDEQKQLAAKTRQTLEVGKVVKGKVTGVRDFGAFVDLGGVEGMIPVSEMSYMRVAHPSDVVKQGEEVEVEILRMEPGQPNSPDKSKQKERITLSMRARQEDPFKTAIAELKEGDRLQGKVVRLQPFGAFVELRPGVDGLVHISALSERRIAHPRDAVKEGEVIWVQVEKIDANDKRIGLRRISEEEAQRPAEERPVAAATEEKKPAEPAAPRPKVGQVVVGKVDRIEPYGVFLAFPGGKGLIPAAETGTERGTDLRKKFSLGQELKVALVDIDASGKIRLSITAAERAEERAEVEAWTKTQQPVGGGKKGLGTFADLFKQKLGK, encoded by the coding sequence GTGAGCGACGAGAAGAACGGTTCCGTGGGTTCTGGTGGCGGCGATGGGGCAGGGGGCTTTGGCCCCAAGAAGCCCAAGGCCACCTTTGGTGACGTGATGCTCGGCATTCCCGCGGGTCGTGGCGGCGAGCGCGAGGAGCGCGGTGGCCGCGGCGATAAGGACCGCCGTTCGGATCGCCCGCGTGGCGAGCGCGAGGCGGCTGCCCCCAAGCCCACGGGCGAGGCGGGAGGCAAGCCCCAGGGCGCGCCCCGCGAGGAGCGCCGTCCGCGCGGTGAGCGCGGGGGAGGCCGCGGGGGTGGCGGTGGCGAGCGCCAGTCCGGCCCCATGGTGGTGGTCAAGCGCGCCTCGGGCGCGGTGGAGACGCGCGGACCGGTGACCCCGGCCCCGGCGGCGTCGTCCGAGCCCACCGCCGAGACGGCTCCCGAGGCCTCGGCCGCTCCGGCGCCGGTGCCCGTGACGCCCAAGGCGCCCGTGGTGCCCGCGCCCTCCAGCGCGCTCTACGAGGAGGTCCCCGAGGACAAGTCCTTCGCGGAGATGTTCGAGGCGCAGCAGAAGGATGGCGGCATGCCGGGCCGGCGCGCGGTGCGCGTGGGCGAGAAGGTCTCCGGCACCATCTTCCAGCTCGGCGCGGACACGGCCTTCGTGACGCTGTCCAACGCCAAGAGCGAGGCGATGATCGAGCTGCGCGAGCTCAAGGACGACGAGGGCGTCCTGCGCTACGGCGTGGGCGACACCATCGAGGCGCACGTCATCGAGGCGGGCGCTCGGGGCATCCTGCTCAGCCGCGCGCTGGCCAAGGGCAGCGCCAACATGGCGATGCTCGCCGAGGCCCGCTCCTCCGGCATGCCCGTGGAGGGCATGGTGCTCAGCGTGAACAAGGGTGGCGTGGAGGTGGCGATCGGCGACGTGCGCGCCTTCTGCCCCATCAGCCAGCTGGACATCCGCTTCGTGGAGAAGCCGGACGCGTTCATCGGCGAGAAGCTCACCTTCCGCGTCACCGAGGTGCGCGACCGCAACGTGGTGCTCTCGCGCCGCTCGCTGCTCGAGGACGAGCAGAAGCAGCTGGCCGCCAAGACGCGCCAGACGCTGGAAGTGGGCAAGGTCGTCAAGGGCAAGGTCACCGGCGTGCGTGACTTCGGCGCCTTCGTGGACCTGGGCGGCGTGGAGGGGATGATTCCCGTCTCCGAGATGTCCTACATGCGCGTGGCCCACCCGAGCGACGTGGTGAAGCAGGGCGAGGAAGTGGAGGTGGAGATCCTCCGCATGGAGCCCGGCCAGCCCAACTCGCCGGACAAGTCCAAGCAGAAGGAGCGCATCACCCTCTCCATGCGCGCCCGCCAGGAGGATCCCTTCAAGACGGCGATCGCGGAGCTCAAGGAAGGCGACCGGCTGCAGGGCAAGGTGGTGCGGTTGCAGCCCTTCGGCGCCTTCGTGGAGCTGCGCCCGGGCGTGGACGGCCTCGTGCACATCTCCGCGCTGTCCGAGCGCCGCATCGCGCACCCGCGCGACGCGGTGAAGGAGGGCGAGGTCATCTGGGTGCAGGTGGAGAAGATCGACGCGAACGACAAGCGCATCGGTCTGCGCCGCATCTCCGAGGAGGAGGCCCAGCGCCCCGCCGAGGAGCGCCCCGTCGCCGCCGCCACCGAGGAGAAGAAGCCGGCCGAGCCCGCGGCGCCGCGCCCCAAGGTGGGCCAGGTGGTGGTGGGCAAGGTGGACCGCATCGAGCCCTACGGCGTGTTCCTCGCGTTCCCGGGCGGCAAGGGGCTCATCCCCGCCGCCGAGACGGGCACCGAGCGCGGCACGGACCTGCGCAAGAAGTTCTCGCTCGGCCAGGAGCTGAAGGTGGCCCTGGTGGACATCGACGCCTCCGGGAAGATCCGCCTGTCCATCACCGCCGCCGAGCGCGCCGAGGAGCGCGCCGAGGTCGAGGCCTGGACGAAGACCCAGCAGCCCGTGGGTGGCGGCAAGAAGGGGCTCGGTACGTTCGCCGACCTCTTCAAGCAGAAGCTGGGCAAGTAG
- the argC gene encoding N-acetyl-gamma-glutamyl-phosphate reductase: protein MFTSCTSLNSLPGHDMTNRIRIAVLGASGYTGADLVRLALGHPRMEITALSANAKAGQTMADIWPHFFPHPRLPTLVRAEEIPWDGIDAVFGCLPHAASAGILSGVRGPRIIDLSADFRLRDASVYAEWYGNAHPAPTLLDEAVYGLTEFARGALRDARLVSCPGCYPTAALLALLPLVEAGVVGTERITIHALSGVSGAGRGLKDTHLFAELAEATHAYAVGRHRHMPEIEQELSRRVHRPVRISFTPHLVPMNRGELETITVELMKGVTATDLRTVLQRRYADEPFVHLLPVGVAPSTRMVRGSNHCVLNVFEDRVPGRAIVIVAIDNLVKGSSGQAIQNMNRMFGWAETLGLEAAPLFP from the coding sequence TCTGGCACTGGGCCACCCACGGATGGAGATCACCGCGCTGTCCGCCAACGCGAAGGCAGGACAGACGATGGCGGACATCTGGCCGCACTTCTTCCCTCATCCCAGGCTGCCCACCCTGGTGCGTGCCGAAGAGATCCCTTGGGACGGCATCGACGCGGTGTTCGGCTGCCTGCCACACGCGGCCTCGGCCGGAATCCTGAGTGGCGTGCGCGGTCCACGCATCATCGACCTGTCCGCCGATTTCCGCCTGCGCGATGCCTCGGTCTACGCGGAGTGGTACGGCAATGCCCATCCAGCCCCCACCCTGCTGGATGAAGCCGTCTACGGACTGACCGAGTTCGCGCGCGGTGCCCTCCGCGATGCGCGGTTGGTCTCCTGTCCTGGCTGTTACCCGACCGCGGCCCTGCTCGCGCTGCTGCCACTGGTCGAGGCGGGCGTGGTCGGAACAGAGCGGATCACCATCCATGCGCTCTCGGGCGTATCAGGCGCGGGCCGCGGCCTGAAAGACACCCACCTGTTCGCCGAACTCGCCGAGGCCACCCACGCCTACGCTGTCGGCAGACATCGCCACATGCCCGAGATCGAGCAGGAACTGTCGCGCCGCGTCCATCGGCCCGTGCGGATCAGCTTCACGCCACACCTGGTCCCCATGAACCGCGGCGAACTCGAGACGATCACCGTCGAGCTCATGAAGGGTGTCACCGCCACGGACCTTCGCACCGTCTTGCAACGGCGCTACGCCGATGAACCCTTCGTCCACCTGTTGCCGGTGGGCGTGGCTCCGAGCACTCGCATGGTGCGCGGCTCGAACCACTGTGTGCTCAACGTCTTCGAGGATCGCGTGCCCGGCCGTGCCATCGTCATTGTCGCCATCGACAATCTCGTGAAGGGCTCGAGCGGACAGGCCATCCAGAACATGAATCGCATGTTCGGATGGGCCGAAACCCTGGGCCTCGAGGCGGCCCCCCTGTTTCCCTGA
- a CDS encoding sigma-54-dependent transcriptional regulator translates to MPKVLVIDDETNLRKVLAAMLRRDGFDVTVAADGEQGLAEFHKNGADIVVTDLVMPKAGGMEVLRAVNAANPDVPVIIITAHGTVDSAVEAIKAGAFDYVTKPFDQSELSAAIAKAAKAHVVAQRSVRADAKARAAIIGQSPQLQEVFKIIDKVADTPSTVLITGESGTGKELIASALHGASSRRDKPFIKINCAAIPHNLLESELFGYERGAFTGAVTSKPGRFELADGGTLFLDEIGEIPVEMQVKLLRALQEGEFERVGGIKTTRVDVRLIAATNRDLQAEIEAGRFRKDLYYRLAVVPVTLPALRERRGDIHMLAGHFVEKYNRKLNKKIEGIADDALTLLQAYNWPGNIRELENLIERVLLFADGPLITAKDLPEPVRHASTPVLASPAAVAETSPGEGGLKDIVRMKAAELEKDLITKALEETGGNVTRAARLLQISRKSLQTKMKEFGLRDTTAQDGHDGADD, encoded by the coding sequence ATGCCGAAAGTATTGGTCATCGACGACGAGACGAACCTCCGCAAGGTGCTCGCCGCCATGCTGCGCCGGGACGGCTTCGACGTCACCGTCGCGGCCGATGGTGAGCAGGGCCTCGCCGAGTTCCACAAGAACGGCGCCGACATCGTGGTGACCGACCTCGTCATGCCCAAGGCCGGCGGCATGGAGGTCCTGCGCGCCGTCAACGCCGCCAACCCCGACGTGCCCGTCATCATCATCACCGCGCACGGCACCGTGGACTCCGCCGTCGAGGCCATCAAGGCGGGCGCCTTCGACTACGTCACCAAGCCCTTCGATCAATCCGAGCTGTCGGCCGCCATCGCCAAGGCCGCCAAGGCCCACGTCGTCGCCCAGCGCTCGGTGCGCGCCGACGCCAAGGCCCGCGCCGCCATCATCGGCCAGTCGCCCCAGCTCCAGGAGGTCTTCAAGATCATCGACAAGGTGGCGGACACCCCCTCCACCGTCCTCATCACCGGCGAGAGCGGCACGGGCAAGGAGCTCATCGCCTCCGCGCTGCATGGTGCCTCCAGCCGCCGGGACAAGCCGTTCATCAAGATCAACTGCGCCGCCATCCCCCACAACCTCCTGGAGTCCGAGCTCTTCGGCTACGAGCGCGGGGCCTTCACCGGCGCCGTCACCTCCAAGCCCGGCCGCTTCGAGCTGGCCGACGGGGGCACGCTCTTCCTCGACGAGATCGGCGAGATCCCCGTGGAGATGCAGGTGAAGCTCCTGCGCGCGCTCCAGGAGGGCGAGTTCGAGCGCGTGGGCGGCATCAAGACGACGCGCGTGGACGTGCGCCTCATCGCCGCCACCAACCGCGACCTGCAGGCGGAGATCGAGGCCGGACGCTTCCGCAAGGACTTGTACTACCGGCTCGCGGTGGTGCCCGTCACCCTGCCCGCCCTGCGCGAGCGCCGGGGCGACATCCACATGCTCGCGGGGCACTTCGTGGAGAAGTACAACCGCAAGCTCAACAAGAAGATCGAGGGCATCGCCGACGACGCGCTCACCCTGCTGCAGGCCTACAACTGGCCCGGCAACATCCGCGAGCTGGAGAACCTCATCGAGCGCGTGCTGCTCTTCGCCGATGGGCCGCTCATCACCGCGAAGGATCTGCCCGAGCCGGTGCGCCATGCCTCCACTCCAGTGCTCGCCTCCCCGGCCGCTGTCGCGGAGACGTCTCCGGGCGAGGGGGGCCTCAAGGACATCGTCCGCATGAAGGCGGCCGAGTTGGAGAAGGATCTCATCACCAAGGCCCTGGAGGAGACGGGCGGCAACGTCACCCGGGCGGCTCGACTGCTGCAAATCAGCCGGAAGTCCCTTCAAACGAAGATGAAGGAATTTGGCCTGCGCGACACGACCGCCCAAGATGGGCATGACGGCGCCGACGACTGA
- a CDS encoding thiol-disulfide oxidoreductase DCC family protein gives MKELATTPPGHDVILFDGHCRLCLGAAKQFERLLGGGGSELRSFREEGVLAAFPGISLERCEQKMQLVQADGRVFEGAEAVVRALGRGRLGRLLYVYYVPGLRQVADWLYGLIARHRFRIAGKTCTDGTCSIHLKRGKP, from the coding sequence ATGAAGGAACTGGCGACGACGCCCCCAGGGCATGACGTCATCCTGTTCGACGGGCACTGCCGTCTGTGCCTCGGGGCCGCGAAGCAATTCGAGCGCTTGCTGGGAGGGGGTGGCTCGGAGCTGCGCTCGTTCCGGGAGGAGGGGGTGCTGGCCGCGTTCCCGGGCATCTCGCTCGAGCGGTGCGAGCAGAAGATGCAGCTCGTCCAGGCAGACGGGCGGGTCTTCGAAGGGGCCGAGGCCGTGGTGCGGGCGCTGGGGCGCGGACGGCTCGGCAGGCTGCTCTACGTCTACTACGTGCCTGGACTGCGGCAGGTGGCGGATTGGCTCTACGGCCTCATCGCCCGCCATCGCTTCCGCATCGCGGGGAAGACCTGCACGGACGGCACGTGCTCCATTCACCTGAAACGAGGCAAGCCATGA